From Myxococcota bacterium:
GATGCCCGGCAGGCGCCCGTTGTCGGCGAACTGCCAGAAGATCCAGCGCGCGCTCGCGTCCGAGGGCTCGCCGAACAGCTCGCGCGGGAACGCGGCGTAGCCGTCGAGCGATCCGGCCAGGACGCGCTCGAGCGACTCGCGCGTGAAGTAGACCAGCGGCCGCCGTCCGGCCAGGCGCTCGACGGCCACGAGAAACGCGCGCAGCTCGAGGCGCACCTGCTCGAGGCTCGAGAAGCTCTTGCAGTTGCCGACGAACTCCACGTCGGCGACCGGCGGCAGCTCGCCGAAGTCGCCGCCCACGCTGCTGGCGAAGTGATCGGCCTGCGCCGCGCCGGGCGAGCAGAAGGTGAAGAAGTGGTAAGCCCCGCGAGTGACTCCCGCCGCGCGCGCGCCGGCCCAGTTGCGCGCGAACTCGGTGTCGACGTGGTCCGCGCCCTCGCTCGACTTGATGTACGCGAAGCGCATGCCCGCGCCGCGCAGCGCGACCCAGTCGATGCGGCCCTGGTGATGCGACACGTCGACGCCGCGCACGGGGTAGGTCGAGTACGAGGGATGATTGAAGCGCACCAAGCCGGCGCGGTAGCTCCAGAAGCTGACACCGAGCAGTGTCGCCAGGAACGCGGCCGCGGCGAGCGCGCGCTTCACAGGCGGCGGCCGCGGCGCACGACCACGGGCGAGCCGTCGGCCAGGAATGCGCTGCTGGGGCGGTCGCGCAGCGCCCCGGCGAACTCGCGGCCGTAGAGCGCCGCCA
This genomic window contains:
- a CDS encoding GH25 family lysozyme, whose amino-acid sequence is MKRALAAAAFLATLLGVSFWSYRAGLVRFNHPSYSTYPVRGVDVSHHQGRIDWVALRGAGMRFAYIKSSEGADHVDTEFARNWAGARAAGVTRGAYHFFTFCSPGAAQADHFASSVGGDFGELPPVADVEFVGNCKSFSSLEQVRLELRAFLVAVERLAGRRPLVYFTRESLERVLAGSLDGYAAFPRELFGEPSDASARWIFWQFADNGRLPGIKSRVDLDLFRGTPEEFDAFAQPHASLGP